A window of Populus trichocarpa isolate Nisqually-1 chromosome 17, P.trichocarpa_v4.1, whole genome shotgun sequence genomic DNA:
GCAAGGCCACTCTTGTCAAGAGGCCCGATTGAATATTATACTGATGTCCGATTCTTCATTTCCTTCCGTTGATTTTTATAATGAGAGGTCCGATTCtataatgttaatttaatattattgggTGTCCGGATTAACTTGTGTGTATATCAACTAATTTTCACGAATCTTAAAATTAACGAGCAAGTAAATTTACAGTGAGATTAACATCAACATTAGATCACTTGATGCCCATCAAATCATATAATTATTGGATTAAGAACTAAATATTAGATATTATAAAAGATTTATAATATGAACTTATAGTGTATCTAAAACATCCATTAAGGTAATTTTATCATCTAAGATGTTAGAACTGGCttaaatttctatttagttCACTTATTTCTTATGATCattgaaaaaattgtttttattttttaatcttttttaaaaaaacaagtgataTCACTAGCAGGGTTCTAGCATAATAATAGATAGTACAAAGAAGTCAGGATTCTGTCTTAGGCCAGTGATTATGAGAAATCAGGTTAAAACACTGagtaatattttgattattgtttcgaaataaaaaaaacaataatagcaAGATGAAAaaggtataatttttttgtattttttattttaaaaatacaaaaatttacattaaaattgttttagagatattattttatattcatatccctgttttttttattaaatacatttttgttcttgatgtttcaatttattctgAGATGgtaaccaaaattaatttttttttttaaatacataaatatctTTCAAGGTTAggattaaaacaatatatctaAGCAagttaagataaaataaaaatacattcaaGCCCAATAACTTTCTGCCCCTCCCCTTTTCTTACTTGGTCTCACTATTTTTGATTTTGGGCATATTAGTCCTTCTACAAAACTATCATAGACATAGAAGGACTAATATCTATGACATCTTAAACTTTGGGGGTCATAGGagtaatttaaacaaattacttTGGGGACATGAACATCTGACCCCACTTACCGGATTTCAATCGGACATCCTCTGCTTCATATAGTCAAATTCCTTCATCTACGTACACGTATATATAGAAGCAAATTTCAAAAGTTTTCAAGCAATTCCACACTTTTCTTCGCAAGCTTTCTTGACAAAGGACTTCCATGGCAATTTCAGCACCATCCATCGTCAAACATTTCTCCCCTTgtcttttactttaaaatataatttatattattttataatatacgACGGGAGAAAGTATAGTGTAAGCTACcaatcttgattttctttttcctaaatgatattaatcagccagataaaatgataaaaagggtTATTAGATAGATATCAAAGAGTCACATAGTCTAGCAAAAACAATACAAGGAGGCAAGGAATCGAAGGGCAACTTCACTATCAGGAAATCTCAGTACTTAACTAGCTGCAAATATTGCAATGACTTCATTCCTTCGAAAAACATTTGATAGAATTTATCAATCACCACTTCAATGCAAAGTCCAGTGTATAAAACACACTGCGTTTCTTCAAATGTATAAACTTTTCAAGTTTTGAAGGCAAATGATGGTTCTGCTTCATCCTTCTTATTTCTTCCCTGGACATGATCTTAGGTGTTTGCGCAGATTTGTAGTTCCCCTTGTGCTTTCCCCTCGATATTTAGTGCTACAACTTCTGCATTTAGCCCATACTTCTCCATCTTCTCTAACCTCGTCAAAGTATTGCCACACCTCAGATGTACGTCGCCGTTTGCTAGTTCTGCTTGTATTGATATGAGAACTGTCCATGCCTACCAGCTCATCACTGTCTGGGAACTGATAAGCTTGAGGTCCAAATACGGAATTTTGTTCCTCAAATTCCTGTGAAGAGATAGCCAAGTAGAAGACGTTGACTACATGGAAAAAAGTAATCAGAGCTGCATGCACAACAAATGTAAGGTATCGAGTACCTGATCATGAGCCTCTGGCACTTCCACTCCATCACCTGTCGGCATAAAAATATTGCATAGTTCCCTGATTTGACTTGAATTCAGACTACCAATTTCTGATAATGCTAGCGGTGGGCTGTCCGAAATAGCTGCTGGTCTGATGTTACTCGTTCCAACCTCCTCCATCGTGACTTCAACTTCAGAGCTaatattaaaaccatttaattCCTGAGTGCAGACTTTCCATGAATTCCTGGAGTTCTTTTGCAAGATATTTGTGATTTCATTTATCAAAAGACGTTGCCCTGAAATTCCTTTCATTTCAAGAGGGAGAAAAAATTCTACTACGTAATCAATGCTGCTCACGTAGACGCTTTCTAGCTTGATTGCAACAACACCACGAAGACCAAAATCCCATGCTTCGAAAATAAATGGATAATCTTTCACATCAAGCTTAGAGATGTCAGAGACAAAGTACATGCTATTTGATTGAAGTGCTTTTCCAGCTACACCTTTCCCTTCCTCAAGATGGTGTTCTCCACAGGCCTCCATAAATTCGACCATTGTCGAGTCATTCAGATAGCAAGCACTCTTCTCCAAGCGAAGAATACGTCTATCTGACATCCATGTGAGAGCCAGGGGCAGATAATTTACATGACATATGTATTCCAGCATGTCAAATATCTTAGCAGAAGCAGCAACTTGATTAATTGAGATACACTGCAACACGAATAACGGcaatgttttcaaaaatactcGGAACAAATTCATGTGTAATAAATGCGCATGCTGTTTCCTAAATAATTAGCATTCTCTCAACAATTTCATATTTCCTGAATGTTTCCTAAACAAATAAGGCGCATGCCGTTATGTTTTCACTAGTTATAGAAGAAGCGAATAGTAATGAGATAGCGTGAGGCCTGCAGAATTGATACCTCCGGAGACCAGACTTTTCCTTCCATTATTATGTGTTCATCATCAGGTTGGTCTTCAAGAAACGCAGAAGAGCTCACCGTCCCTGACAAAATTAGAAGGCTCGAACTTTCAATTTGCATTATGTTTCCATCTCCCATTGCAGATTCCTGATTCCAGTTGTCCAATGACTCTGCATAATCAAGATTTCACCACAACCAAAGAACACTTTATAACAAATTACaagcaaatatataaaacaGAAATATCAAATTAAGGTGGATAAGATTTGAGGAAATGCTTTGTACAGTTGTGGCAATGATATCTATCCAATCTTGCCACAACTGTACATAGCAGATACGATGAGATTATTCACCGCTATTGAGCTGAGTTGGATAAGATTTCCAAGCTGAGGTGAACAGCAATTGGTCGTCATGCCTGTATAGCACAGGATGGcgattcatttcttctatgtgGTATTCAGGCAAGTGACCAAAGAAAGTTCCCTTAAACTGGTTCTGTAAGCGAACATGACGAAACCCAGAACGACAGAATCTGTCTCGCCACTCAGCAAATGTCTGATGTCGTACAATCTGGTCAGTGCCTTCTTGTGCCACCAAGTTACTAATCTGCCGCCTAAAGTACATCTCCCACAACACTTTGCTATGGTTGCCGTGTTCGAAATTGTCCTTGCCAAGCGAGTCAAAAATAATAGAGTGATAGCGAAATGACTTGGTGAAACATTCCAAGAAATCCTGACCATTAAGGCTGGCTTCTTGTTCGACAACTATCATGATCTCTGGTTTGAGTTCTTTCAATTTAGACAACACTGTCTCAATTGCACCTGGCAGTGCAAGCAATTTGTGGAGTTCAAACTCCCATCTGACAACAATCGTCTCATCCTCACTTGATCTTTCGAGTTTGAGAGCAGCTTCAACCATTTCAGCTGGGCTACTAGCCACCATATGCTTAACCTCAAACTCAATAGGAAGCTTTTTAGCTTCTTTGGGGAGTTTCTCAAGTATCTCATTGAGATAGTCACCTTTTTTGGACAGAATTGGTCCGATACTAGTTAAATGGAACGATATAGCATCACTTGACTGCTTTAGGTAATCATCAAGCAAAAGGCACCACCGCCGGCCGTTAGCCATCAATGAAAAGTCAATAACTTGGACTCTTTTCTTTCCGGTTAAGGCATCCACGATGGTGTTACGGGTTGTCAATTCTGAAAAccagaagaaaggaaaaaactgGTAATCCATGTTGCATCTCAAATCAGTGCAGGAAGGCACTAAAGGTCTGGGATTTCGAGGATACAGTTTATAGACTCGTCGAACTAGAGCTTCAGCACAGTATTTGACAAGTTTGTCATCATTGTCCGTCAGGATATCCTTGATGAGTGAATCAGCAAGATGCAGGTCCCCAACTTCAATTGCCTTGGCACAATCCAACAATTTGTTGAAACCAGGAGTAGCCATTTTAACAGATAAGTGATCCCTTGATTTTTGTAGATGGCTTCAGTTCAATGTCCTCTCCTAGTTTACTTCCAGAAATCAACAGGAAAATGTTAAGAGTTTGGATACAAACATCAACTGTTTCAATGAAAAACTCCACCCCTTTTtgtattgtaattaaaaaaaagtaattattaaatcattacaaaacaaatcatactAAGAGACAAGAGAGGTTTTCCATGGAAGGACTCTTACGTTTGTCAGGAAAACAGACAATAGGAAATTACAAGGATCAAATAAAGGTACCATAATTTACAAAGGTAAATGACTCAAAACTACCTGAATTTTAAGTCATATTGAATTTGGCTATTGAATTATAATCCTTTTGGTTTGAGCattgtgaaatatttttggtaaaaaataggCCTTGTTTTagtaaatttgttaattttttttatataattttttccaagTCACATACTTTTCACAACAAGTGTCGTGTTTTTAGATTATCATTTATGATCAAAATTAACATAAGGATctcctttaaaagaaaaaatagttcgAGGTgcccaattttaaaaaaattaaatttctaggTTTTAATTTAGTTggacaaattaaaaattcataatattttggatcATTTAGTCTTTAGAGAAATCGAggtctcataatttatttcttttttattttattctgtaTTGAACTAAGGTTTCTTTGTCCTCTCAcaagataattaaattttttttattaataaaataaaaaatttaatacttcAAATCCTatagttgtttttatattataaataaaattatctcaactaattaagttaaatattattcatttaattcaattagtattaattctcaaccaatgaaccgattcttttatttttcataaaaactgaaatctaatttattttcattgtaacTTTGGCACTTCACTTCATTAACGAAGATTTGGATTTGgtcatattgattttttttttctctacctaCTTAGCTGTCTTCGCATCCTGTTTTCCATTTCctctaaataataatattatttctcaAATTAGTCTTCTTATCCTATCCAGCCATTGCTTTCCAAGATTCAGTTGAAGCGTGTATCGGAGAAGCTTGCATATGCCTCCTTTTATTAGATTTGAATTACATCACTTAGTTGTAGTTCCCTCAATTTAGAAGGTCAAGGATGATAGCCTTCAATTATTGACGGCAGCTGCCGACCTTCTTTATACTACCACCAACTATTTGTATTTAcacttgaaatttgatttttttatacttacaATTTGTATATAAATAGATTAGTAAGTTTATGTTATTATGTATgggaaataaaagagagaaacactaaaaaaaaaagatggtgtGTTTGAGAGCTTAACAATTTATGTAAGcttattgtttataaaataaaacagtgtgttttaccCTCTAAGTATTTCAAAACCACAATTATTGGTCTTTCCCATCAACAATTGGTAATAGAGCAAGCGATGGCCTACACGCACCGCTTGAAGATTGTCCATTGTCACCCATGTGCATCCCAAACACccagaggaagaagatgattGAGCCACACGTGCGTCATATttgagccgagccgagccgtgCTGAAGAAAATTCATAGAATATTCTCGGTTCATCCCTAGCGAACTGACCGATGTTTAGAATCGGTTCAACCTATTTTTGACCCATTATCAACCAAGTCAGACCGGTTCCCTACTATTTTGACAATTCCA
This region includes:
- the LOC112324718 gene encoding uncharacterized protein LOC112324718, with amino-acid sequence MATPGFNKLLDCAKAIEVGDLHLADSLIKDILTDNDDKLVKYCAEALVRRVYKLYPRNPRPLVPSCTDLRCNMDYQFFPFFWFSELTTRNTIVDALTGKKRVQVIDFSLMANGRRWCLLLDDYLKQSSDAISFHLTSIGPILSKKGDYLNEILEKLPKEAKKLPIEFEVKHMVASSPAEMVEAALKLERSSEDETIVVRWEFELHKLLALPGAIETVLSKLKELKPEIMIVVEQEASLNGQDFLECFTKSFRYHSIIFDSLGKDNFEHGNHSKVLWEMYFRRQISNLVAQEGTDQIVRHQTFAEWRDRFCRSGFRHVRLQNQFKGTFFGHLPEYHIEEMNRHPVLYRHDDQLLFTSAWKSYPTQLNSESLDNWNQESAMGDGNIMQIESSSLLILSGTVSSSAFLEDQPDDEHIIMEGKVWSPECISINQVAASAKIFDMLEYICHVNYLPLALTWMSDRRILRLEKSACYLNDSTMVEFMEACGEHHLEEGKGVAGKALQSNSMYFVSDISKLDVKDYPFIFEAWDFGLRGVVAIKLESVYVSSIDYVVEFFLPLEMKGISGQRLLINEITNILQKNSRNSWKVCTQELNGFNISSEVEVTMEEVGTSNIRPAAISDSPPLALSEIGSLNSSQIRELCNIFMPTGDGVEVPEAHDQEFEEQNSVFGPQAYQFPDSDELVGMDSSHINTSRTSKRRRTSEVWQYFDEVREDGEVWAKCRSCSTKYRGESTRGTTNLRKHLRSCPGKK